The sequence TCTCGGCCGCTGATTCAAAACGGGGGGCTGATTCAGAACTGGGGGCTGATTCAGAACTGGGCGCTGATCCGGAACGGGGGGCTGATCCAGAACGAGGGGTGGAGTTCGCCTCGAGCGGCGAGCCCTCGTCCAATACCAATTGGACGATAATTTGTCCAATACACTCAATGGACGTTGACACAGATATAGTATTTAGTAGTGGTGATTAGCTTTGGCTTCGAACAGTAACTGGAAGCGGTCCAGCAGTTGCTCTCAACGGATTCCGGCATTTTCTCGAGCGACGCGGGATCTCTCGGATCTATACAGCGGCAACGAGGGGTGTGTCTCTCGAGTCCACCTACTGCTCTCGTGTAGATCAAGAACGGAGACCAAACACCAACGAACGGCAACCGGATAGCCGACCGGCAAGCAGACAAGCGAGCAACAATCGCTCGAGAGAACTCGAGCAGTCGAGTCGCGATTACTCCTCGACTGCAGATTTCGACGAAGTTCCGCAGGATCTGCAACCCTGTCTCGCCCGCCCACCTTTTTCCGCTCGGGTTCGTTCGCGCTGCTCACTCACCACTCGCGCAAAAATCTGGACCAAAAACCGCTCACTCCCGCTGGTTGTTCGCGGCCGATTATTCTCGACTGCAGATCTCGACGAAGTTCCGCAGGATCTGCAGCCCCGTCTCACCGCTCTTTTCGGGGTGGAACTGCGTGCCGAAGACGGTCCCCTCCTCGTTGGCGACGATCGAGGGGAACTCGCGTTCGTAGTCGGTCATCGCGACCGCCGCGTTCTCGTCGTCAGGGACGGCGTAATAGGAGTGGACGAAGTAGGCGTACTGGCCGTCGACCCCCTCGACGAGTGGGTGGTCTCGCTGGACATCCAGTTCGTTCCAGCCCATGTGGGGCACCTTCTGGCCCTCCGCGAACCGGACGTTGGTGCCCGGGATCAGATCCAGTCCCTGGACTGCCGACTCGCCGTCGTTCTCGCCCTCCTCGCTGGTCGTCAGCAGCATCTGCATGCCGAGGCAGATCCCGAACAGCGGGGTACCGTCCTCGGCGACCTCCAGGAGGTCCTCGCGGAGCGGATCGGCGTTCTCGACGCCCTCGCGGAACGCGCCGACGCCAGGGAGGACGACGCCGTCCGCGTCGGCGAAGGCGACCGGATCGTCGGTGATTTCGACATCGGCGCCCGCGCGCTCGAGACCGCGGGTGACGCTCCGGAGGTTCCCCAGGCCGTAGTCGACGACGACGACCGAGGCGAGGGACTGCTCGCTAGAAGTCGAAAGCGTGCTCATACCGGTACTCGGTGCGGCGCGTTGAAGTCAATTACTGTTCGCGCAGTCTCGAGTACAAATTCCGTCTGCTCGAACGCTGGCGTGTTGTTCCAGCGGTCGGGAGTACAGCCGCTCAGAAGCCGTCGAGTCGCGTCTGCCCGCTGTCGCCGTCGCCGACGTCCGCCAGTTCCGCCGCCCGCTCGAGCGCGTTCTCGAAGGTCTCCTCCTGGCTGCGGTCGTACAGCGTCGCCGCCGGGTGGACACAGAGGAGGACTCGCTGTGGCGTCCCGTTGATTCGGACCTCCTCGAGCGAGCCGGCTTCCTTGGTTACCGCCACCGAGCGCCCGAGCAGGTGTTCGCTGGGGACCTTCCCCAGTGTGACGATCACGTCGGGATCCAGCCGGTCGATCTCGGTCTCGAGGTAGCCCCGACAGTTCGCGAGTTCGTCTTTCGTGGGGTCGCGGTTCTCCGGCGGCCGACAGCGCACGCAGTTGGTGATGCGGATGTCCGTCCGATCCAGACCGACCGTCCGCAGGCCGTCGTCGAGGACGGTGCCGCTGCGTCCGACGAACGGTTCGCCCTGTTCGTCCTCGTTGGCGCCGGGCCCCTCGCCGACGAACAGCAGGTCGGCGTCCCCGGGCCCGACGCCGTTGACGATCCGGCTCCGTGAGTCCACGAGTTTCGGACAGCGCGTACACTCGGTCACGCAGAGCCCGTCCATCGCTTCCGACTCGTCCATACGGTCTGAGACAGGCGGTCGCCTCCTACGTCTTTCGGGATACACCTCGTACTCGAGGCTATCGGCTCGTTCACTCGCGTGGGGTCCGTCATCGTAGAATTCGTGACCGTAAACGTGATGAAAGCCCCTTTTGCGCTCGATTCCCGGGACTCGCTGCGGTCCTCAGTCGCTCGTTTCACTCGCTCCCTGCGGTCCGTCCGTCGTCCGGGTTCGTCCAGCGCAAAAGCCCCTTTCAGTCCCACCGGCGGTGACCAGTCGCGGCTGCTACCGTACGTCCAATTTCAGTCGAGCTACGTCGAGTCCCCTTCCTCGGTCTCGAGCGACCCGACGAACGAATCGCCCGCTCGAGCGGCCGTGCTCGCGACCCGGATCGGCTCCGGACGACCTCCCTCAGGCGTGAACGCGCGGACGACCGCGGCCGCCTCGTCGCGATCGCAGCCGCGGTGGCGCACGTAGACGGTCTCGTCGTTGACCGACAGTTCGCGCCGATCCGGAAGCGAGCGATACGTCTCGAGGCGCCGCTCGAGCTCCCGTCCGGAAAAGGCGTCTCGGAGGCCGGTCTCGAGGCCGTCGCTCGCCTCGAAGGTGACGGCGATCACCGGCCGATCGGCGGCCTCCTGGACGCGAGACGGGTCGAGAAAATTGTACCACGCGGGTGCGACGGCGCCGAGCAGGACGTACTGGACGTCGGGTCGACCCAACTCGGCGACCAGTT comes from Haloterrigena salifodinae and encodes:
- the hisH gene encoding imidazole glycerol phosphate synthase subunit HisH — encoded protein: MSTLSTSSEQSLASVVVVDYGLGNLRSVTRGLERAGADVEITDDPVAFADADGVVLPGVGAFREGVENADPLREDLLEVAEDGTPLFGICLGMQMLLTTSEEGENDGESAVQGLDLIPGTNVRFAEGQKVPHMGWNELDVQRDHPLVEGVDGQYAYFVHSYYAVPDDENAAVAMTDYEREFPSIVANEEGTVFGTQFHPEKSGETGLQILRNFVEICSRE
- a CDS encoding uracil-DNA glycosylase yields the protein MDESEAMDGLCVTECTRCPKLVDSRSRIVNGVGPGDADLLFVGEGPGANEDEQGEPFVGRSGTVLDDGLRTVGLDRTDIRITNCVRCRPPENRDPTKDELANCRGYLETEIDRLDPDVIVTLGKVPSEHLLGRSVAVTKEAGSLEEVRINGTPQRVLLCVHPAATLYDRSQEETFENALERAAELADVGDGDSGQTRLDGF
- a CDS encoding endonuclease dU, producing the protein MKPGVRALGIAESFRRDADRSTLAGAVVRADRVLDGLAYRRCTVGGTDATEAAVELVAELGRPDVQYVLLGAVAPAWYNFLDPSRVQEAADRPVIAVTFEASDGLETGLRDAFSGRELERRLETYRSLPDRRELSVNDETVYVRHRGCDRDEAAAVVRAFTPEGGRPEPIRVASTAARAGDSFVGSLETEEGDST